Proteins encoded within one genomic window of Hermetia illucens chromosome 2, iHerIll2.2.curated.20191125, whole genome shotgun sequence:
- the LOC119650351 gene encoding fumarylacetoacetase — protein sequence MTSFVPVPKGSDFPLENLPYGVFSTRDNSQKRVCVAIGEHVLDLAAVSQLYPQNVQAALQSESLNALMGLGYEAWNVVRTRTTELLTKNSPLEQNSTLVKSAIIPQSECQMHLPANIGDYTDFYSSIYHATNVGIMFRSKENALMPNWKHLPVGYHGRASSVVVSGTPIRRPYGQTIPVENAAPFFGPCRLLDFELEMAFFVGGPETQLGERVPVEQAWKRIFGFTLMNDWSARDIQKWEYVPLGPFTAKNLGTTISPWVVPVAALEPFLVPNYPQDPEVFPYLKHTQPFNFDINLFVDLKPENQEPTTICKSNYRHLYWTAAQQLAHHTITGCNVRPGDLMASGTISGETEDSFGSMLELCWKGTKSIQLKGGDSRKFLQDGDEVIIRGYCEKDGLRIGFGKCAGKVLPATPFQQGSGAFEK from the exons ATGACCAGCTTCGTACCAGTGCCTAAAGGAAGCGACTTCCCATTGGAAAACTTGCCCTATGGAGTGTTTTCGACCCGAGACAAC tcGCAAAAGCGTGTCTGCGTAGCAATTGGGGAGCACGTTTTGGATCTGGCAGCCGTTTCACAACTTTACCCACAAAATGTTCAA GCCGCTCTACAAAGTGAAAGTCTAAACGCTCTGATGGGGTTGGGATATGAAGCGTGGAACGTAGTGAGGACACGAACCACTGAACTTTTAACGAAGAATTCACCTTTGGAACAAAATTCGACTCTCGTCAAGAG TGCGATCATCCCCCAGTCAGAATGCCAAATGCATCTTCCGGCAAACATCGGAGATTATACTGATTTTTACTCTTCGATCTACCACGCCACCAACGTAGGAATCATGTTCCGCAGCAAAGAGAATGCTCTAATGCCAAACTGGAAACATCTCCCTGTAGGCTACCATGGACGCGCCAGCTCTGTAGTTGTATCTGGAACACCAATTCGTCGCCCATATGGTCAAACTATCCCAGTTGAGAATGCTGCACCCTTTTTTGGACCATGTAGACTTCTTGACTTCGAATTGGAGATGGCATTCTTTGTTGGTGGACCCGAAACTCAACTTGGTGAACGTGTTCCAGTTGAACAGGCTTGGAAGAGAATTTTTGGATTTACGTTGATGAATGACTGGAGCGCCAGAGATATTCAAAAGTGGGAATATGTTCCGCTCGGACCTTTCACTGCGAAAAATCTGGGAACCACTATTAGTCCTTGGGTAGTTCCAGTAGCTGCGTTGGAACCTTTCTTGGTGCCAAATTATCCACAAGATCCTGAAGTTTTCCCATATTTGAAGCATACACAACCATTCAACTTCGATATCAATCTTTTCGTGGATTTGAAAC CCGAAAACCAAGAACCTACTACAATATGCAAATCAAACTATCGCCATCTTTACTGGACAGCGGCTCAACAATTAGCTCATCACACCATCACGGGCTGTAATGTCCGCCCTGGTGATCTCATGGCATCTGGCACAATAAGTGGGGAAACTGAAGACTCATTTGGGTCGATGCTTGAACTCTGCTGGAAAGGAACAAAATCCATTCAGTTGAAGGGTGGCGATAGCCGCAAATTCTTGCAGGATGGAGATGAAGTCATTATTCGAGGATATTGCGAGAAGGATGGACTTCGAATTGGATTCGGCAAGTGTGCCGGTAAGGTCTTACCTGCAACACCATTCCAGCAAGGAAGTGGCGCTTTTGAAAAGTGA